In a genomic window of Colius striatus isolate bColStr4 chromosome 2, bColStr4.1.hap1, whole genome shotgun sequence:
- the RGS17 gene encoding regulator of G-protein signaling 17 isoform X1: MRKRQQSQNEGTSAVSQAPGNQRPNNTCCFCWCCCCSCSWNEDRGDNAGRPTHTTKMESIQVIEECQNPTADEILSWAQNFDKMMKTPAGRNLFREFLRTEYSEENLLFWLACEDLKKEQNKKVIEEKARLIYEDYISILSPKEVSLDSRVREVINRNLLDPSPHMYEDAQLQIYTLMHRDSFPRFLNSQIYKSLVESITGSTTET; this comes from the exons ATGAGAAAGAGGCAGCAGTCACAAAATGAAGGAACATCAGCTGTGTCTCAAGCACCTGGAAACCAAAGGCCCAACAACACATGTTGCTTTTGTTGGTGCTGTTGCTGCAGCTGTTCATG GAATGAAGACAGAGGAGACAATGCAGGAAGGCCAACACATACCACCAAAATGGAGAGCATCCAAGTCATAGAAGAATG ccAAAACCCTACCGCAGATGAAATTTTGTCTTGGGCTCAGAATTTTGACAAGATGATGAAAACACCAGCTGGGAGGAACCTTTTCAGAGAGTTTCTACGAACAGAGTATAGTGAGGAGAACCTGCTTTTCTGGCTTGCATGTGAAGAtttaaagaaggaacagaacaagaaagttattgaagaaaaagcaagactTATATATGAAGATTACATTTCTATATTATCACCAAAAGAG GTTAGCCTTGACTCCCGAGTGAGAGAAGTGATCAATAGAAACTTGTTGGATCCCAGCCCTCACATGTATGAAGATGCTCAACTCCAGATATACACCCTAATGCACAGAGACTCTTTTCCAAGGTTTTTGAACTCTCAAATTTATAAGTCTCTTGTTGAAAGTATTACAGGCTCTACTACTGaaacttaa
- the RGS17 gene encoding regulator of G-protein signaling 17 isoform X2 — protein sequence MYCQTCKPPKGLSLTAHTESHLGTEVAEMRKRQQSQNEGTSAVSQAPGNQRPNNTCCFCWCCCCSCSCLTVRNEDRGDNAGRPTHTTKMESIQVIEECQNPTADEILSWAQNFDKMMKTPAGRNLFREFLRTEYSEENLLFWLACEDLKKEQNKKVIEEKARLIYEDYISILSPKEVSLDSRVREVINRNLLDPSPHMYEDAQLQIYTLMHRDSFPRFLNSQIYKSLVESITGSTTET from the exons ATGTACTGCCAGACTTGCAAACCTCCAAAAGGGTTGTCCCTCACAGCCCATACTGAAAG CCACTTGGGCACTGAAGTAGCTGAAATGAGAAAGAGGCAGCAGTCACAAAATGAAGGAACATCAGCTGTGTCTCAAGCACCTGGAAACCAAAGGCCCAACAACACATGTTGCTTTTGTTGGTGCTGTTGCTGCAGCTGTTCATG CCTCACTGTTAGGAATGAAGACAGAGGAGACAATGCAGGAAGGCCAACACATACCACCAAAATGGAGAGCATCCAAGTCATAGAAGAATG ccAAAACCCTACCGCAGATGAAATTTTGTCTTGGGCTCAGAATTTTGACAAGATGATGAAAACACCAGCTGGGAGGAACCTTTTCAGAGAGTTTCTACGAACAGAGTATAGTGAGGAGAACCTGCTTTTCTGGCTTGCATGTGAAGAtttaaagaaggaacagaacaagaaagttattgaagaaaaagcaagactTATATATGAAGATTACATTTCTATATTATCACCAAAAGAG GTTAGCCTTGACTCCCGAGTGAGAGAAGTGATCAATAGAAACTTGTTGGATCCCAGCCCTCACATGTATGAAGATGCTCAACTCCAGATATACACCCTAATGCACAGAGACTCTTTTCCAAGGTTTTTGAACTCTCAAATTTATAAGTCTCTTGTTGAAAGTATTACAGGCTCTACTACTGaaacttaa